From the bacterium genome, the window CGCTTGTGAGCCGGGGTGACTCGCCGGTCATCCAGACAGACCTGCCGGGCGACCCATCCGCCGTAAAGGCGGTAGGCGACCATCAGAAGCGCCAGAAAGGCAATCGCAAGGAGCGCGAGGGACATATCAACTCCGCGTAACGGGCCACGGTCCTTTTGCCTAACAATAAACAGCACAGTGGATTGAGGCAAGCGAGGTTTTGCCGATACTACTCTTGTGATGCTATTTCACCAAGTCGCGTAAACCAGCCCCGGTTCGCGCCGATATTGTTACGGTAGCGCAGGATACAGGCGAATGAAGCTATTTCTAGACCGGAATAAGACCCTCCTTCCCCGACTGGACATATTCTATCTGGCGACCCGTGTGGTCACGCTGGCTGGACTGGTCTGGTGTTTGGTGTTTATGCGCGGGGAGACACCGGACTGGGTCGCAGTCGGCTTACCGCTCGTTTACCTGATTCATCTGGGTATTTTCGCCGCCGCAGTCAGAGGGAAATTCGACCTCAAACTGGCGCACCTCTCCTGCATCCTGTTCGATCTCTTTTTTATCCCGCTCTATATCCAGATGACCGGCGGATATGATTCGTCGTTCTACCTGCTGTATTACCTGACGATTTCGGTTGCGGCTTACCTGCTGACATTCTGGGTTTCGATCGCCGCCACGCTGGTAGCCACGGTCACCTATCTGGCGATCGTCTGGCCGCGCAATTCATTCCATGACCTCAATGATCTCACCCTCCGGGTCGGCATGCTCTGGGCGCTCTTTCTCGGGATCTCCTATGTCGCCGAGTTCCTGCGCCGCTCCGAAGGACGGCTGATGAAGCTGTTCGACACGTTGAATATGCGCACCGCTGAATTAGAACGATCCCAGGCGCAACTGGAGATGATCTACGAAAACACCCGTATCCTCGCGGCCATCCTCGATACTGATGGAGTGGTCAAAGAGGTGATGCGGATCATGACTAACACCCTGCGGTTCTCCACCTGCGCCGTGGTTTTCCGAGATCGGCGGGGCCAATTCTATTACCGGGCACGTTCGACGGATGGCCAGCAGAGCTTCAACATGAAAGCGATGGAGGTGGCTGATGATGACCTGATCCGTCGCGTGGCTGATGTTCACGAGCCTATCAGGATCAAGGATGTCCGGGAACGGAAAGACTACACGCCACTCAGCCAGATGACCCGTGCGGTGATGATCGTCCCGTTGACCACCCACGGCCAGACCAACGGGTTGCTGCTTGCGGAAGTGTCGGAGCATAAACTACTCACGGATCGCGAAGAGCAGTTCCTCTCGATCCTGGCCCGGTCGACCGCATTGGCGCTCGAAAACTCGGAACTGCACAAACGGACGGAAGAGCTGACGATCATCGATGAACTGACTGAAACGTACAACTATCGATACTTCATACAGAAGCTCCAGGAAGAAAAGAAACGTGCCCAGCGTTATGACCTGCCGGTGTCGTTGATTATGGTTGATATTGACTGGTTCAAGAAGTTAAATGACACCTACGGCCATGAGATCGGGAATCTCGTGTTGAAAGAACTGTCGCGCATCATCAAACGATGTATTCGCGACGTTGACATCTTCGCCCGCTACGGCGGCGAAGAGTTTGTCGTCATCCTGCCGCAGACGGCCGCCGCCGAAGCCTCGCTGATCGGCGAGCGGATCCGCGAGCAGGTGGAACGGACGATCATTGACACCGGCACGCCCGGCAAGGTGAAGATCACGGTTTCGGTAGGCGTGAGTTCGTTCCCGGAAAATGGCCGCTCACAGGAAGAGCTGGTCTCAATCGCCGACCAGGCGCTCTATCGTGCGAAGGGCTCTGGTAAAAACTCGGTCTGCACACTGTGAGGTCAGGATAATGCAAGCGGAAGTGAACACGACCGGTAAGATCAGACGGACAAAAGCGATGTACCAGCAACTCGGACAGCTATTCATCATTGGCTACCCCGGCGAGGTGCCGTCCAAGTCATTTCTCCATTTCATCGCCGAGGAACAGATCGGCGGGGTGATCCTGTTTGCCGACAACTGCGCCACACATCAGGTTGCGCGCCAGAATATCGAGACTATCCGCTCGGCCTATCGAACCGAATCTCCCTTTATTGCGATCGACCAGGAGGGGGGACGGGTCTGTCGCCTGAAAGGCGCTCCGGTAGAGTATCGATCGGCCGCGTCGTACGGTAAGGATGGCAATCTGGAGCATTTTGCGGAGGAATACTCCCGCGCCGCCGTGTACATGCAAGAGCTGGGGATCAATATGAATCTCGCTCCAGTGGCGGATATCGCGATCGATCCGGAAAATAGCTGTATCAAGGACCGCGCTTTCGGCAGTCAGCCGGAACTCGTAGCGCGCTTTGTCGCTCAATCGGTGGCGACCAGCAAAGCGCATGGTTTGATCTCCTGTCTCAAACATTTCCCCGGATTTGGCGCTGCCAAAAATGACCCACACCTGAAAACTTCGATCGCCGATTACGAACTGGTTCTTTGGCAACAGCGTGAGCGGGTACCATTCCTGGTCGGCCTGGAAGCGGGCGCCGATATGATCATGACCACGCACCTTCGGCTCCCCAAACTGGATGACAAGATGGTCACCTGTTCGCCGCGTATCATTCAGGAACTGATCCGGGGATCGTTGGAGTTTGATGGTCCCGTCATTACCGACGACCTCTGCATGGGTGGCGCGGTTGAGATCGGTGATCCGGGTGAGCGGGCAGTCGCCGCCTTTAATGCCGGACATGATATCCTGCTGTTTGGACAGCAGTCGGAAGTAGCGATGCAGGCATTCGACTATTTTGTTGATGCATGCAAGCGCGGCGAAATCAGCGCCGAACGGATCCGCACCTCGCTGGCGCGCGTTTCCGGCCTCAAGTTCAAGCTGGGGCGTTCCGCCATAAGCTGATGCGACCAGACTCCTTGCGCAATACGCACAGCCTGACGATTCTCGGACTCAACTCCGGGACCTCCGCCGATGGTCTGGATCTGGCTGTGGTGCGTGTGCCGAAGTCCCCCACGAAAACTATCACCCTGATACATGCCGATTCAAAAAAATACCCGAGCAGGATCAGAGATATCATTCTGTCTATGGCCGACAGCCGGGCGACATCGCTCGATGAAGTTATCAGAGTAGACTCGATGCTGGGGAAGTTCTACGGCACGGCTGCCGCTAACTGCCTGAAGCATTTGCGCTCGCGCCATATTCAGATTGACGCGATCGCTTCTCACGGACAGACTGTTCGTCACCTCCCCAAAAAGCAGAAGCTGGCTGGAATCTCGACACATGGCACATTGCAGCTTGGATCGATTGCCGCAATTGCCGCGGCGACCGGAAAAGTGACGGTTGGCGATTTTCGTCAGGCCGATGTCGCACTCGGCAACGAAGGGGCGCCAATCACGGTTGCGGCCGTGGTCCGGTTGTTCCAGCATCCCAAGAAGTCACGACTGGTGGTCAATGTCGGCGGCATGGCGAACTTCTTCTACATACCGGCCGGTGGAAAGGTCACCGCGATAAAGGCGGCTGATTGCGGACCGGGGAATGTGCTTTCGGATCTGCTGTGTGAGCGGCTTTTTCATGAACGTTTTGACCGCAACGGCAGGCATGCCCGCAAAGGGGAGATCTCGCAACGACTGCTGTCGCACCTGACCCGCCTCCGCTTTTTTGACGATGCAACCATCTCGACTGGACGCGAGCAGTTTGGGGCGGAGCTTGCCGCCAGGATGATAGCGGATGGGAAACGGCTTCGGTTGTCACCCGACGATCTGGTGGCCACGGCAATCGAGCTAACTGCTTACGGCATCTGCCGCAAGGTTGCACCGCTGATTCAGCGTGACCGGACTATCCGGAGTTTATATTTGACCGGGGGAGGCGCATTCAACAGCTTTCTGCGTGAGCGGATATCCGCGGGATTGGACGGTCTTGAGGTCGCTTCGGTTGAAGCGATCGGCATGGATCCCGCAATGACCGAGGCAGCCAGCTACGCCGTGATGGGAGCGGCCTGCCTTTGGTCGCAACCGCTGCCGACTCGTTTCGGCGCGGATCGTCAGTCGCGACTCCCGATCCTGGGTACTATCGCCCAGCCACCGGTGTAAAAGAGTACGAGCACTAAACAAAGCAGGACTATTGTGAACAGAGTTCTTGGATATAGCGTACGCGCCACTTTCGGCCTGATCCTGATCATCGTTTTCTGGAGTTGTGCCGGGATCCCC encodes:
- a CDS encoding anhydro-N-acetylmuramic acid kinase; the protein is MRPDSLRNTHSLTILGLNSGTSADGLDLAVVRVPKSPTKTITLIHADSKKYPSRIRDIILSMADSRATSLDEVIRVDSMLGKFYGTAAANCLKHLRSRHIQIDAIASHGQTVRHLPKKQKLAGISTHGTLQLGSIAAIAAATGKVTVGDFRQADVALGNEGAPITVAAVVRLFQHPKKSRLVVNVGGMANFFYIPAGGKVTAIKAADCGPGNVLSDLLCERLFHERFDRNGRHARKGEISQRLLSHLTRLRFFDDATISTGREQFGAELAARMIADGKRLRLSPDDLVATAIELTAYGICRKVAPLIQRDRTIRSLYLTGGGAFNSFLRERISAGLDGLEVASVEAIGMDPAMTEAASYAVMGAACLWSQPLPTRFGADRQSRLPILGTIAQPPV
- a CDS encoding diguanylate cyclase; its protein translation is MKLFLDRNKTLLPRLDIFYLATRVVTLAGLVWCLVFMRGETPDWVAVGLPLVYLIHLGIFAAAVRGKFDLKLAHLSCILFDLFFIPLYIQMTGGYDSSFYLLYYLTISVAAYLLTFWVSIAATLVATVTYLAIVWPRNSFHDLNDLTLRVGMLWALFLGISYVAEFLRRSEGRLMKLFDTLNMRTAELERSQAQLEMIYENTRILAAILDTDGVVKEVMRIMTNTLRFSTCAVVFRDRRGQFYYRARSTDGQQSFNMKAMEVADDDLIRRVADVHEPIRIKDVRERKDYTPLSQMTRAVMIVPLTTHGQTNGLLLAEVSEHKLLTDREEQFLSILARSTALALENSELHKRTEELTIIDELTETYNYRYFIQKLQEEKKRAQRYDLPVSLIMVDIDWFKKLNDTYGHEIGNLVLKELSRIIKRCIRDVDIFARYGGEEFVVILPQTAAAEASLIGERIREQVERTIIDTGTPGKVKITVSVGVSSFPENGRSQEELVSIADQALYRAKGSGKNSVCTL
- a CDS encoding glycoside hydrolase family 3 protein yields the protein MQAEVNTTGKIRRTKAMYQQLGQLFIIGYPGEVPSKSFLHFIAEEQIGGVILFADNCATHQVARQNIETIRSAYRTESPFIAIDQEGGRVCRLKGAPVEYRSAASYGKDGNLEHFAEEYSRAAVYMQELGINMNLAPVADIAIDPENSCIKDRAFGSQPELVARFVAQSVATSKAHGLISCLKHFPGFGAAKNDPHLKTSIADYELVLWQQRERVPFLVGLEAGADMIMTTHLRLPKLDDKMVTCSPRIIQELIRGSLEFDGPVITDDLCMGGAVEIGDPGERAVAAFNAGHDILLFGQQSEVAMQAFDYFVDACKRGEISAERIRTSLARVSGLKFKLGRSAIS